A genomic region of Mesobacillus jeotgali contains the following coding sequences:
- the hfq gene encoding RNA chaperone Hfq, translating into MKQVNIQDQYLNQLRKDNINVTVFLLNGFQLRGQIKGFDNFTVLFESEGKQQLVYKHAISTFAPQKNVQIDFEGQA; encoded by the coding sequence ATGAAACAAGTGAACATTCAGGACCAGTATTTAAATCAGCTACGCAAAGACAATATCAATGTGACCGTATTCTTATTGAACGGATTTCAATTGAGAGGCCAGATTAAAGGATTTGATAACTTTACCGTGCTTTTCGAATCAGAAGGAAAACAGCAGCTTGTCTATAAGCATGCCATCTCAACATTCGCGCCGCAAAAGAATGTCCAGATTGATTTCGAGGGGCAAGCTTAA